A stretch of Palaemon carinicauda isolate YSFRI2023 chromosome 34, ASM3689809v2, whole genome shotgun sequence DNA encodes these proteins:
- the LOC137627014 gene encoding puff II/9-2 protein-like, whose protein sequence is MENLTTKIDDLERTNEHLKKEFCNQEVILEQYKNELMEKEKENIKLKEKLDKVRQNKRKLEIFAEKKMEVIKQISEQKQELEESLNEAKINDLLRNERYKGILQELEVEKLVQFLKTFDRCWNKIQKFSEFKSLVPRKGCDGRCGNVPDC, encoded by the exons ATGGAAAATTTGACGACAAAGATTGACGACCTAGAACGCACAAACGAACATCTAAAAAAGGAATTCTGCAATCAAGAAGTTATCCTGGAACAATACAAGAATGAATtaatggagaaagaaaaagaaaatattaaactaaaagaaaaattggataaagttcgtcagaacaaaaggaaactggaaatattcgctgaaaagaaaatggaagtaatAAAGCAGATTTCAGAACAGAAGCAGGAATTGGAAGAAAGCCTCAATGAGGCAAAAATAAATGATCTGCTCAGGAATGAGCGCTACAAAGGAAttttacaaga attggaagttgagaaacttgtacagtttctgaaaacatttgacagatgttggaataAGATTCAGAAGTTTTCAGAATTCAAGTCCTTAGTTCCgagaaagggttgtgatggccgatgtggtaacgtccctgactgctga